GGTCGTGTGGACGCTGGCGGTCGGCCTGTCGATCGACAATGTGCTCAAGCCCATCATCATCGGCAGGAGCAGCCATGTGCCCTTCATCCTGATCATGCTCGGCGTGCTGGGCGGGGCGGCGGCCTTCGGCCTGCTCGGGGTGTTCGTCGGGCCGACCCTGCTCGCCGTGGCGCACGCGGTGCTGCGCGACTGGGTCAGCGTGAAGAGCGGCATGCCGTCCGCGGCGATGCCGGGCCCGGCCCCGCCCTCCACGGTGGCCGGCGGCACGCCCCAGCGCCCTGGCGCCGATCCGGGACCGGCGCTGCGCATCCAGCCGCCGCCGGACGCCGGGTCTTCGCCCGGCCGCAAGACGACTCCCCCTGGCTGAGCGCCTAGCGCCCGGCGCCCGCGGCCGTGCGCGCCAGCTCGTGGGCGAGCGCTTCGCCGCTCGCATTGTTCGCCGAGTGCTTGACCAGGATGTCGACCGGCGTGACCTGGCGGCCGTAGAACGCCTGGTTGGCCTTGTCGTCGATCGAGACCACGGTGCCGCTCATGTTCAGGCCGGCATACAGGCCCTTGGTACGCACGAACACCACCATGTCGGCGGTGATCGGGGCCCCGGTGCCGGCGCCGACCGGACCGGCGGCCACGCTGACGTCGCCGCCCAGCTTGAAGCCGGAGGACAGGAAGGAGTTCATCGCCTTTTCGGTCATCACCAGCGCGACCATCTCGGCGGACTCGGCGCCGATCTGCAGGCCGATGCTGCCGGTGCCGAGCTTGTAGAAGGCGGGGCCGGTCCAGCCCGGGCCGCCCGTCGAGCGCGCCTGCAGGACGGCATTGCCGCCGGAGCCGCCGACGATGAAGCCGGCCTGCAGGATGCGCGGACTGACCAGGATGGCCTTGGCGCGCGGCAGGTTCTGGTGCAGCCAGCCCATGTCCGGGTCCTGCGCGAAGCGCTTGAGCGTGGCTTGCGAGGCGTCGGCGGTGGAACGCGCCTCGTCGGGCGTGCCGGTGGACGCGCAGCCGCCGAGCATCAGGCCCAGGCAGGTAAGGAGCAGGCCGGCCGGGCGGGCAGTCGTTGTCAGCATGGTGAACCTCCTGGGCAAGAAAGGGATCGGTGCCGGCCGGGGCGTGCGCCGACGGCCGCGCTGTCAGTCTTCAGTCTATAGAACTTGAACGCCGGCCCCCATTGGCCTTTCGGGGTACACGATCTCGGGCCTTGTAGTGCCATCAACGTGCATAGTCTTTGTGAAATCTCAAATCGCCCCGATGTCCCGGTCATCGCGACGACGACCCAGCCTAGAATGGCCCGATGATGACGTCCCGCGAGGAGCTATCGTATGGCGCTCGGTTCGATCCCGACCAGGGCACGGATTCGCTGGGTGCGCTTGCGGGGCAGGCGCCGCGGCCGTCTGGTCATGGTCCAGGGCATCGCTTCCGGGCGCCGCCGCGAGCGCGAATTGCGGGTGCAGCGGGAGCAGTTGATCCACCTGGCGCGGGTCGGCCTGCTGGGCGAACTGAATGCCGCGCTGGTGCACGAACTGAACCAGCCGCTGGCCGCGATCCTGGCCAACGCCCAGGCCGGCCGGCGCCGCCTCAGGGGCCAGGCCGCCGCGCCGGGACGGCTGG
This window of the Massilia sp. WG5 genome carries:
- a CDS encoding lipid-binding SYLF domain-containing protein, which encodes MLTTTARPAGLLLTCLGLMLGGCASTGTPDEARSTADASQATLKRFAQDPDMGWLHQNLPRAKAILVSPRILQAGFIVGGSGGNAVLQARSTGGPGWTGPAFYKLGTGSIGLQIGAESAEMVALVMTEKAMNSFLSSGFKLGGDVSVAAGPVGAGTGAPITADMVVFVRTKGLYAGLNMSGTVVSIDDKANQAFYGRQVTPVDILVKHSANNASGEALAHELARTAAGAGR